From a region of the Thermosipho melanesiensis BI429 genome:
- a CDS encoding DUF1622 domain-containing protein, whose translation MIFQEEIVGYFGAFFQVLATIVITSGIIKAFVIFIKDALLKKESNEAIKESRLEIGHSFSLGLGILIGSSILKTTIAPSWNDIGQLAAIIGIRTLLNYFLRKDIKEMNNND comes from the coding sequence ATGATCTTCCAAGAAGAAATAGTAGGATATTTTGGCGCATTTTTCCAAGTACTTGCTACTATAGTTATTACATCTGGAATAATAAAAGCATTTGTCATTTTCATAAAAGATGCACTATTAAAAAAGGAATCCAATGAAGCAATTAAAGAAAGCAGATTAGAGATTGGTCATTCCTTTTCTTTGGGATTAGGTATACTAATTGGATCGAGTATTCTAAAAACCACCATTGCTCCTAGTTGGAATGATATAGGCCAGCTTGCTGCAATTATTGGAATTAGAACACTTCTGAATTACTTCTTAAGAAAGGACATAAAGGAGATGAACAATAATGATTAA
- a CDS encoding NAD+ synthase: protein MLKIRVTIVQLNAHLGDFDGNLKKIYNAIDIAEKNQSDFVVFPELFLTGYPPEDLVLRTSFLKKNIEYINKIVSYSKDKKTVILIGYIDVEDDAFNSLAIIHNGKFLGKYHKHLLPNYSVFDEHRYFKSGNEITIIEYNNIKIGINICEDIWSPIGPLHYQVLNGTQLIINSSASPYFYGKRKLRKKYLSTKSYDYHCPIVYCNLVGGQDEVVFDGGSIVTTSEGNIMYECKPFEEEIVTLDIPIEENLRTNLQDPRRRHISSTKIPNINIIKISNKIERKTKINVSTKNFSLKREEEIFKAVTLGLRDYIIKNGFKKVVIGLSGGMDSSLVAAIAVEALGKDNVLGILMPSMYSSSHSIEDAKNLAENLGIKYYIIKIENIYYSFVNELKEIFSNTKEDITEENLQARIRGTILMAISNKFGHIVLATGNKSEIATGYSTLYGDMVGGFSPIKDVYKTDVYKMAKWYNKFKGKEIIPQNVFVKPPSAELRPNQKDQDTLPPYEILDEILKLYIEKELSVEEISEKFDKETVKYVAKLVDKNEYKRRQGVIGVKVSERSFGKDRRMPITSKYKEW, encoded by the coding sequence ATTTTGAAAATCAGAGTTACAATCGTACAATTAAATGCTCACTTAGGTGATTTTGACGGTAATTTAAAGAAAATATACAATGCAATAGATATTGCAGAAAAAAATCAATCTGACTTTGTTGTATTCCCCGAACTTTTTCTTACGGGATATCCACCTGAAGATTTAGTATTGAGAACTTCTTTTTTGAAAAAAAACATAGAGTATATAAACAAAATAGTTTCCTACTCAAAAGACAAAAAAACCGTTATCTTGATTGGATACATAGATGTTGAAGATGATGCGTTTAATTCACTTGCAATAATTCACAATGGAAAATTCCTTGGAAAATATCATAAACACTTACTACCAAACTATAGTGTCTTTGATGAACATAGATATTTCAAATCTGGAAACGAAATTACGATAATAGAGTATAACAACATAAAAATTGGAATAAATATATGTGAAGATATCTGGAGCCCTATAGGTCCTTTACATTATCAGGTGTTAAACGGAACACAATTAATTATAAACTCATCTGCCTCTCCATATTTCTACGGAAAAAGAAAATTAAGAAAAAAATACCTTTCAACAAAATCATACGATTATCACTGCCCAATAGTATATTGTAATCTTGTTGGAGGACAAGATGAAGTTGTTTTTGACGGTGGGAGTATTGTAACCACTTCAGAAGGAAATATTATGTACGAATGTAAACCTTTCGAAGAAGAAATTGTTACCCTAGATATTCCCATTGAAGAAAATCTTAGAACAAACCTCCAAGATCCAAGGAGAAGACATATATCATCAACAAAAATCCCAAATATTAACATTATCAAAATATCAAACAAAATAGAAAGAAAAACCAAAATAAACGTCTCAACTAAAAATTTCAGTTTAAAAAGAGAAGAAGAAATATTCAAAGCAGTAACACTTGGGCTAAGAGATTACATCATTAAAAATGGATTTAAAAAGGTTGTGATAGGTCTTAGCGGAGGAATGGATTCATCATTAGTCGCAGCAATTGCAGTAGAAGCATTAGGTAAAGATAACGTTTTAGGTATACTCATGCCATCAATGTATAGTAGTTCCCATAGCATAGAAGATGCAAAAAATTTAGCGGAAAATTTGGGAATAAAATATTACATAATAAAAATTGAAAATATCTATTACTCATTTGTAAATGAATTAAAAGAAATTTTCTCAAATACCAAAGAAGATATTACAGAAGAAAATTTACAAGCAAGGATAAGAGGTACTATTTTGATGGCTATATCCAATAAATTTGGTCATATTGTACTTGCAACGGGAAATAAAAGTGAAATTGCCACAGGATATTCAACACTTTATGGTGACATGGTAGGTGGATTTTCACCAATAAAAGACGTTTACAAAACCGATGTATATAAAATGGCAAAATGGTACAATAAATTTAAAGGAAAAGAGATTATTCCACAAAATGTATTTGTAAAACCACCAAGTGCAGAATTAAGACCTAATCAAAAAGATCAAGACACATTACCTCCGTATGAAATATTAGATGAAATACTAAAACTTTACATAGAAAAAGAGTTATCTGTGGAAGAAATATCCGAAAAATTCGACAAAGAAACAGTAAAATACGTTGCAAAATTAGTGGACAAAAACGAATATAAAAGAAGACAAGGAGTTATTGGTGTAAAAGTATCAGAGAGATCTTTTGGAAAAGATAGAAGAATGCCAATAACTAGTAAATATAAGGAATGGTGA
- a CDS encoding winged helix-turn-helix transcriptional regulator, with product MIRIDALKFFRPTPEYRKLLILEALKENSDISQKDLSVIVGIVPSLINKYLNEFKELGLIKVESQGRKIRYILTDEGVSELYYLKLSFFNDVVSLSIKIESHLENILLKLKSKKNIGIYGAGLVGRALAQLLLNRGFNVVVFFDDDEKKIGDRYLGIPIVNIASKAGVDALIVASIKNSEKMVKIAKNFHYSDIYLFNTEEFKIKWHG from the coding sequence ATGATAAGGATCGATGCTTTAAAATTTTTTCGGCCAACTCCTGAGTATAGAAAGCTTTTGATTTTGGAAGCACTAAAAGAAAATAGTGATATTTCTCAAAAAGATTTATCTGTGATTGTAGGAATAGTGCCTTCACTGATAAATAAGTATCTAAATGAATTTAAAGAACTGGGTTTAATTAAAGTGGAATCCCAAGGGAGAAAAATAAGATATATTTTAACAGATGAAGGTGTTTCCGAGCTCTATTATTTAAAATTATCATTTTTTAACGATGTTGTTTCCTTGTCTATAAAAATTGAATCACATCTTGAAAATATACTATTAAAGTTAAAATCAAAGAAAAATATAGGTATTTACGGTGCGGGATTGGTTGGAAGAGCATTGGCGCAATTGCTATTAAACAGGGGATTTAATGTTGTTGTTTTTTTTGATGATGATGAAAAAAAGATAGGTGATAGGTACTTAGGGATTCCCATAGTAAACATAGCTTCTAAGGCGGGGGTTGATGCATTGATTGTTGCATCTATTAAAAATTCTGAAAAAATGGTAAAAATTGCAAAAAATTTTCATTATAGTGATATTTATCTTTTTAATACGGAGGAATTCAAAATAAAATGGCATGGATAA
- a CDS encoding Na(+)/H(+) antiporter subunit B, with protein MAWIKVLSLILISLLFFLFLFQRGDYDVDFKNLGAVNNFVTEIYLRNRLYDTIFEVLVFSLAALGIFLFNYSIEKKEIILHESHIRMFLKFLSYFVILTSFYLAYFGHKTPGGGFSAGVAGGTGLLLYSLSTTINEFEYMFNRFKVKIIEKWILIVIYLISIVALFGSSYIAILNILIYLKVMFGTWIILYSFVKHRGII; from the coding sequence ATGGCATGGATAAAAGTATTGTCTTTGATTTTAATCTCATTGCTATTTTTTTTATTTTTGTTTCAGAGAGGAGATTATGATGTTGATTTTAAAAATTTAGGAGCTGTTAATAATTTTGTAACAGAGATTTATTTGAGGAATAGATTGTACGATACCATTTTTGAAGTTTTAGTTTTTTCTTTAGCAGCTTTAGGAATTTTTTTGTTTAATTATTCTATAGAAAAAAAGGAGATTATTTTACACGAAAGTCATATTAGAATGTTTTTAAAGTTTTTAAGTTACTTTGTTATTCTTACATCATTTTATCTAGCGTATTTTGGACATAAAACACCTGGTGGAGGATTTTCTGCAGGAGTTGCTGGAGGGACGGGTTTATTATTATATTCGTTAAGTACAACGATAAACGAATTTGAGTACATGTTTAATAGGTTTAAGGTAAAAATTATAGAAAAGTGGATTTTGATTGTGATTTATTTAATATCAATTGTTGCACTATTTGGAAGTTCATATATTGCCATTTTGAATATTCTCATATACCTTAAGGTTATGTTTGGAACGTGGATAATTTTATATAGTTTTGTAAAACATAGGGGAATAATTTAG
- the lgt gene encoding prolipoprotein diacylglyceryl transferase — protein MKKIKLVLLCVGIFIFMFWFLNSVFSGKLILKRYIFKIGIFELRWYSFLIVMGIVLSYYLVRRRLKRFNIKEEHFDEAVFWGIVFSILGARIYYVIFMWNEFYSKYPSEIIKIWHGGLAIHGAIIGALLSTYIYTKIKKDCSFTFLQGTDLLASVLPLGQALGRWGNFFNYEAYGRPTNLPWKMYVPPEHRLRGFVNFEYFHPTFLYESVIDFIIFLFLYNYDLKKKSNGETTALYFVLYSINRFWIESLRTDSLYFGKIRVAQLISGILIIFGIAMFIYLRKHSEVRK, from the coding sequence TTGAAAAAAATTAAGTTAGTTCTATTATGTGTTGGAATTTTTATTTTTATGTTTTGGTTTTTGAACAGTGTGTTTTCTGGTAAATTAATATTAAAAAGATATATTTTCAAGATTGGGATATTTGAATTACGATGGTACAGTTTTTTGATTGTTATGGGGATAGTGCTTTCGTATTATTTAGTGAGAAGAAGGTTAAAAAGGTTTAATATAAAAGAAGAACATTTTGACGAAGCAGTGTTTTGGGGTATTGTTTTTTCCATATTAGGAGCAAGAATTTACTATGTGATTTTTATGTGGAATGAATTTTATTCTAAATATCCCTCTGAGATAATAAAAATTTGGCACGGAGGCCTTGCAATTCATGGAGCAATTATTGGGGCGCTTTTATCTACGTACATTTATACAAAAATAAAAAAAGATTGTTCTTTTACTTTTTTACAAGGAACGGATCTTTTAGCAAGTGTATTACCTTTGGGACAAGCGTTGGGAAGATGGGGTAACTTTTTTAATTATGAGGCTTATGGAAGGCCTACAAACCTTCCTTGGAAAATGTATGTACCACCCGAGCATAGGCTAAGAGGATTTGTAAATTTTGAATATTTTCATCCTACATTTCTTTATGAAAGTGTCATTGATTTTATTATATTTCTTTTTCTTTATAACTATGATTTAAAAAAGAAGAGCAACGGAGAAACTACTGCATTGTATTTTGTTTTATATTCAATTAACAGATTTTGGATTGAATCATTGAGAACGGATAGTTTGTATTTTGGAAAAATTAGAGTTGCTCAATTGATAAGTGGTATATTGATTATATTTGGTATAGCTATGTTTATTTATCTTAGAAAACACTCGGAGGTGAGAAAATGA
- a CDS encoding 2,3-bisphosphoglycerate-independent phosphoglycerate mutase: MIDRQQILNELISPNSSKIVLLVMDGIGDIPGEDGLTPLQKANTPKLDELAKQSDLGQTIPVLPGITPGSGPGHLGIFGYDPLKYQIGRGILEALGIDVEVGEKDLVARGNFATLEGDIIVDRRAGRPSSEESAKVVEILNENIHKIEDVEVKFYPGKEHRFVVKLTGEGLYDKLEDADPQKEGKPIKYTKALDESSKKSEKIINILIDRIKEVLKDQQKMNFALLRGFSKYPNLPSFGDVYKLRPAAIAVYPMYKGLAKLVGMEILKTGQTIEDEFKTVKENWEKYDFFYVHVKKTDSYGEDGNFESKVKVIEEVDKNLGLLLELKPDVLIVTGDHSTPCAMKGHSFHPVPLMIYSKFTRKGLSKLYNEFECARGTLGTIPAVDVMSLALAYAGRLEKYGA, encoded by the coding sequence ATGATTGACAGACAACAAATTTTAAATGAGTTAATTTCGCCGAATAGTTCTAAAATTGTATTGTTAGTTATGGACGGTATTGGAGATATTCCTGGTGAAGATGGCTTAACTCCATTACAGAAAGCAAACACTCCAAAATTAGATGAATTAGCAAAACAGAGTGATTTAGGGCAAACAATTCCCGTATTGCCTGGGATAACTCCTGGAAGCGGACCTGGACATTTAGGAATATTTGGTTATGATCCTTTAAAATATCAGATTGGTAGGGGTATTTTGGAAGCTTTAGGTATTGATGTGGAAGTTGGAGAAAAAGATTTAGTTGCAAGGGGAAATTTTGCTACTTTAGAGGGAGATATAATTGTTGATAGAAGGGCAGGAAGGCCTTCATCGGAAGAAAGTGCTAAAGTAGTAGAGATTTTAAATGAAAATATACATAAAATAGAAGATGTTGAAGTTAAATTTTATCCTGGAAAAGAGCATAGGTTTGTTGTGAAGCTAACTGGTGAAGGATTATATGATAAATTGGAAGATGCAGATCCTCAAAAAGAGGGAAAACCAATAAAATACACAAAAGCCTTGGATGAAAGTTCAAAAAAATCAGAAAAAATAATAAATATATTGATTGATAGGATAAAAGAAGTTTTGAAAGATCAGCAAAAAATGAATTTTGCATTATTAAGAGGTTTCTCAAAGTATCCAAATCTTCCAAGCTTTGGTGATGTGTATAAGCTGAGGCCGGCTGCGATAGCAGTATATCCAATGTATAAAGGGCTTGCGAAGTTGGTTGGAATGGAAATTTTAAAAACGGGACAAACAATAGAAGATGAATTTAAAACAGTCAAAGAAAATTGGGAAAAATATGACTTTTTCTATGTTCATGTTAAAAAAACAGATTCATATGGTGAAGATGGGAATTTTGAATCAAAAGTAAAGGTAATTGAAGAAGTAGATAAAAATCTTGGATTGTTGTTAGAATTAAAACCCGATGTTCTAATTGTGACTGGGGACCATTCAACACCATGTGCAATGAAAGGTCACTCTTTCCATCCTGTTCCATTAATGATTTATTCAAAATTTACGAGAAAAGGACTTTCAAAATTATACAATGAGTTTGAATGTGCGCGAGGAACATTGGGAACTATTCCTGCTGTCGATGTAATGTCATTAGCACTTGCATATGCAGGAAGATTAGAAAAATACGGTGCATAA
- a CDS encoding ComEC/Rec2 family competence protein produces the protein MFLVIFFVSLIGALIAPIFSISKLFLFLPFLFWKNKRLFFTVFLFLVINFYGGINISGDFEFVGKVIQTSDSYSLVFGKVYYNGKWIFPRMLVGVNEEIPLGDIVYYYGEINYEKFSYPKVKLEKNRVIVSPYFSVFRTIYLTSENFRKKLLNYNEIYYGLFGGKVKDKYLKESGLYHFFSISGLHISIIYVFLVLLFSSFSFQKYIALIFSFLFVVATGLNLPTIRAFLLLFFSNVLENKKYSKVDILCLIGIVFLFLEPSLAFSLSFYMSFFSTLGILLVENKFLKSVSAFLGSAPFLALFSSVNIFSILGTFLLVIPFQILLVVVFVSFFLDLLCLTTFSEFLLTLFNPLTIFVENVAIFFSKMPKIPGGIFAYFFLELFFFVFLLHFGHIPYILKSKSSN, from the coding sequence ATGTTTTTGGTAATATTTTTCGTAAGTTTAATAGGGGCGTTAATTGCCCCTATTTTTTCTATTTCCAAACTATTTTTATTTCTGCCATTCTTATTTTGGAAAAACAAACGGTTGTTTTTCACAGTATTTTTGTTTTTAGTTATAAATTTTTATGGAGGAATAAATATTTCCGGAGATTTTGAGTTTGTGGGGAAGGTAATTCAAACAAGTGACAGTTATTCACTTGTTTTTGGAAAAGTTTATTACAATGGAAAATGGATTTTTCCAAGAATGTTGGTAGGTGTTAATGAAGAAATACCTTTAGGTGATATTGTTTACTATTATGGAGAAATAAATTATGAAAAATTCTCTTACCCAAAAGTAAAGTTAGAAAAAAATAGGGTGATTGTCTCACCCTATTTTTCAGTCTTTAGAACTATTTATTTAACGTCAGAAAACTTTAGAAAAAAACTTTTGAACTACAATGAAATATATTATGGATTATTTGGTGGAAAGGTAAAGGATAAATATTTAAAAGAAAGTGGTTTATATCATTTTTTTAGCATATCTGGTCTTCACATATCAATAATTTATGTGTTTCTTGTTTTGCTTTTTTCAAGTTTTAGTTTTCAGAAATATATTGCACTAATTTTTTCGTTTTTATTTGTTGTTGCTACAGGACTAAACTTGCCAACAATTAGAGCATTCTTGCTTTTATTTTTTTCAAATGTCCTTGAAAATAAAAAGTACAGTAAAGTTGATATATTGTGTTTAATTGGTATCGTTTTTTTGTTTTTGGAACCGTCTTTGGCATTTTCTCTTTCTTTTTATATGAGTTTTTTTAGTACTCTTGGAATTTTGCTTGTTGAAAATAAATTTTTAAAATCAGTTTCTGCTTTTTTAGGTAGTGCACCATTTTTAGCATTATTTTCAAGTGTAAATATTTTTTCGATCTTAGGGACTTTTTTACTAGTTATTCCATTTCAAATTTTACTTGTAGTTGTATTTGTATCATTTTTTTTGGATCTTTTGTGTTTGACAACTTTTTCGGAATTTTTGCTTACTTTGTTTAATCCTTTAACAATATTTGTGGAGAATGTTGCTATATTTTTTTCAAAAATGCCAAAAATTCCCGGTGGTATTTTTGCTTATTTTTTTCTAGAACTTTTTTTCTTTGTCTTTTTGCTACATTTTGGGCATATTCCATATATTTTGAAGTCAAAATCTTCAAATTGA
- a CDS encoding Fur family transcriptional regulator — protein sequence MYIETLKKELKNKKYRMTPQRELVLKVFMDNESKHLGAEDVYRILFSNKHTVSKATVYRTIELLVSFGLLKKIDFGDGIYRYELAKKEKMHHHFICNVCGKIYEIEEKHLNLIKKELAEKGFQFEDFDFKIYGICPKCSKKTKKKSSRKK from the coding sequence ATGTATATTGAAACACTAAAAAAAGAATTAAAAAATAAAAAGTATAGAATGACTCCACAAAGGGAATTAGTTTTAAAGGTATTTATGGATAACGAATCTAAACATTTAGGAGCAGAAGATGTGTACAGAATTCTCTTTTCAAATAAACATACCGTTAGCAAAGCAACTGTTTACAGAACAATAGAACTTCTAGTAAGTTTCGGTCTTTTAAAGAAAATAGACTTTGGCGATGGCATATATAGATATGAATTAGCAAAAAAAGAAAAAATGCATCATCATTTTATTTGCAACGTATGTGGGAAGATATATGAAATAGAAGAAAAACATCTTAACTTAATTAAAAAGGAATTAGCAGAAAAAGGGTTTCAATTTGAAGATTTTGACTTCAAAATATATGGAATATGCCCAAAATGTAGCAAAAAGACAAAGAAAAAAAGTTCTAGAAAAAAATAA
- the nusA gene encoding transcription termination factor NusA, protein MNLDFLQALEQLEEEKGIKVDEIIPIIEKALVSAYKKDFGGEKNVEITINRQTGEIELYQLLEVVDKVEKETTQISLEDALKISSNAKIGDTIRKRINVKKFGRIAAQTAKQVLIQRIREIEKEKQFEKYSELAGKITTAEVIRITKEWADIRIGKLETRLPKKEWIPGETIEPASLIKVYVKDVKKDKKGPKILVTRINEEFIKGLLELEVPEIESKVVEIVKIVREPGIRTKVAVKSNNPKVDPVGACIGEEGVRIAAILRELKGEKLDIIKWSDDPKELIASALQPANVVEVEILDPENKASRIIVPPTQLSLAIGKGGQNARLAAKLTGWKIDIKPLMNV, encoded by the coding sequence ATGAATTTAGACTTTTTACAAGCTTTAGAACAACTTGAGGAAGAAAAAGGTATAAAAGTTGATGAAATAATTCCCATTATTGAAAAAGCATTAGTAAGTGCTTACAAAAAAGATTTTGGCGGTGAAAAAAACGTCGAAATTACTATTAATAGGCAAACAGGTGAAATTGAACTTTATCAACTTTTAGAAGTAGTTGATAAAGTAGAAAAAGAAACAACACAGATTTCATTAGAAGATGCATTAAAGATAAGCTCTAATGCAAAAATTGGGGATACTATAAGAAAAAGAATCAACGTTAAAAAATTCGGAAGAATTGCAGCACAAACAGCAAAACAAGTATTAATTCAAAGAATTAGAGAGATCGAAAAAGAAAAACAATTTGAAAAATACTCTGAACTTGCTGGAAAAATTACAACAGCTGAAGTTATTAGAATAACAAAAGAATGGGCTGATATAAGAATTGGAAAATTAGAGACTCGACTCCCAAAAAAAGAATGGATTCCTGGTGAAACCATAGAGCCCGCGTCACTTATAAAAGTTTATGTAAAAGACGTAAAAAAAGATAAAAAAGGTCCAAAAATACTTGTAACAAGGATAAATGAAGAGTTTATAAAAGGCCTTTTAGAACTTGAAGTGCCTGAGATAGAGTCTAAAGTAGTTGAGATAGTAAAAATTGTTAGAGAACCAGGTATAAGAACAAAAGTGGCTGTAAAATCAAACAACCCAAAAGTGGATCCTGTAGGTGCGTGTATTGGAGAAGAAGGTGTGAGAATAGCTGCAATACTAAGAGAACTAAAAGGCGAAAAGCTAGATATTATAAAGTGGTCAGACGATCCAAAAGAATTAATTGCTAGTGCTCTTCAGCCTGCAAATGTTGTTGAAGTTGAAATTCTCGATCCAGAAAATAAGGCATCAAGGATAATTGTACCTCCTACCCAATTATCTCTTGCTATTGGAAAAGGCGGACAAAATGCAAGGCTTGCAGCAAAATTAACTGGTTGGAAAATTGACATAAAACCTTTAATGAATGTATAA
- the rimP gene encoding ribosome maturation factor RimP, whose amino-acid sequence MKDIVSQVKDIAQKICEEFHLELFDVKYYNKSGRWFLEIIIDNPYDYISTKDCENVSRKLEFELDKINIIPNKYYLTVSSPGLNRPLRNVKDFERFTGKKAKIKTRENTYIGYIKNVVDNIITFETDGKFIEFKFEEIKKANLEIDI is encoded by the coding sequence ATGAAAGACATAGTATCACAAGTTAAAGATATTGCACAAAAAATATGTGAAGAATTCCACCTTGAATTATTCGATGTCAAATATTACAACAAATCCGGAAGATGGTTTTTAGAAATAATAATTGATAATCCTTATGATTACATTAGTACTAAGGATTGTGAAAACGTTTCAAGAAAACTTGAATTTGAATTAGATAAAATTAATATAATACCAAATAAGTATTACTTAACTGTGTCTTCACCTGGTTTAAATAGACCACTTAGAAATGTTAAGGACTTTGAAAGATTCACAGGAAAAAAAGCAAAAATTAAAACAAGGGAAAATACTTATATCGGTTACATAAAAAATGTTGTAGATAATATAATAACATTTGAAACTGACGGAAAGTTTATAGAATTTAAATTTGAAGAAATAAAGAAAGCAAATTTAGAAATAGACATTTAG
- a CDS encoding cupin domain-containing protein, whose protein sequence is MEVKIKKPSLEELEELKVKEWPIWTKEKSEFDWYYDETEICYFLEGEVEVETKEGKIYKIGKGDLVEFPKGLSCTWRVKKPVKKHYNFI, encoded by the coding sequence ATGGAAGTTAAGATAAAAAAGCCTTCTTTAGAAGAATTAGAAGAATTAAAAGTAAAAGAATGGCCGATTTGGACTAAAGAAAAATCGGAGTTTGATTGGTATTACGATGAAACAGAAATTTGTTATTTTTTAGAAGGGGAAGTTGAGGTTGAGACAAAAGAAGGAAAAATATATAAAATTGGAAAAGGGGATCTTGTGGAGTTTCCAAAAGGTTTATCTTGTACCTGGAGGGTAAAAAAACCTGTTAAAAAACATTATAACTTTATATAA
- a CDS encoding cyclodeaminase/cyclohydrolase family protein, producing MNIEKLTLKEFCDMVSDKSPVPGGGAVGAIVAAFSAALNQMVANLTVGKKKYEEYKGAMEEVLENMEYTRNRLQDIAAKDIEAFNKVMEALKMPKDDPRRSELLQNALKEAADVPFELAREARNILKYSQITSKFGNKNAISDAYSSAELAIASFRIAMYNVLINLSSIKDEEFVKKYREELQEIRNEVEGMYRSIRELIKENGFEI from the coding sequence ATGAACATTGAGAAATTAACTTTAAAGGAATTTTGTGATATGGTATCTGATAAATCACCTGTGCCAGGTGGAGGGGCTGTTGGGGCTATAGTTGCGGCATTTTCTGCGGCGTTAAATCAAATGGTGGCAAATTTGACTGTTGGAAAAAAAAAGTATGAGGAATACAAAGGGGCGATGGAAGAAGTATTAGAAAATATGGAATACACCAGAAATAGACTACAAGATATTGCAGCAAAAGATATAGAAGCTTTCAATAAAGTCATGGAAGCTCTTAAAATGCCTAAGGATGATCCAAGAAGAAGTGAATTGTTACAAAATGCTTTGAAAGAAGCGGCTGATGTTCCTTTTGAACTTGCAAGAGAAGCCAGAAATATTTTGAAATATTCACAAATTACAAGTAAATTTGGAAATAAAAATGCAATTTCTGATGCATATTCATCAGCTGAATTAGCCATTGCATCATTTAGAATAGCCATGTATAATGTGTTAATAAATCTTTCAAGCATAAAAGATGAAGAATTTGTGAAAAAATATAGAGAAGAGTTACAGGAGATAAGGAATGAAGTAGAGGGAATGTACAGAAGTATTAGGGAGTTGATAAAAGAAAATGGCTTTGAAATTTGA